One Desulfovibrionales bacterium genomic region harbors:
- the uvrA gene encoding excinuclease ABC subunit UvrA — translation MAAEYIVVRGAKQHNLKNIDVTIPRDKLTVITGLSGSGKSTLAFDTIYAEGQRRYVESLSAYARQFLEQMDKPDVESIEGLSPAIAIEQKTVSKNPRSTVGTVTEIYDYLRLLFARIGRPFCYQCGREIQTQTIDQMVDSIMRLREGSRIIIMAPIVVQKKGEHQNVWQRLRKEGFVRARVDGRILSLEEIPILDKHKRHTIEAVIDRIVVRPGLERRLADSLDLATKLSEGIALVQVNEEAEIFFSQKQACIYCEISLPELTPQLFSFNNPRGACPACDGLGVRQFFDPDLIIPNPNLSLREGAIAPWSHRHGVHFIQILESVSGHYHFDIHTPFKALPDQAKKILLYGSNGEEISFSYDKDERRHFYRQPFEGIIPQLERRYRETLSRSAREEIEQYMNKQPCPVCKGARLRKEALSVRVGPWAIDQIVNLDIKTAIQVVERLPLTEKEFGIARRILREINSRLSFLKEVGLDYLTLNRTSATLSGGEGQRIRLATQIGSQMVGVLYVLDEPSIGLHQRDHARLLATLKRLRDTGNTVLVVEHDPETICSADYVIDMGPGAGQHGGEVIFAGTPAELLHAGASLTGQYLSGRLAIPIPAGRRTLAHGYITAVGASQNNLKNITVKIPLGQMVCVTGVSGSGKSTLVIDTLYKALAQRLYHSKERAGLVEKIDGLQFIDKVIDLDQSPIGRTPRSNPATYTGLFAPIRELFARTPEARARGYKAGRFSFNVKGGRCEACDGDGLIKIEMHFLPDVYVTCENCRGKRYNRETLEIRYKDKTIADVLDMTVDEAYLFFQNIPAIKARLKVLREVGLGYVHLGQSATTLSGGEAQRVKLARELSGRSTGRTLYILDEPTTGLHPADVHKLLEVLNRLVEAGNTVVIIEHNMDVIKTADYIIDLGPEGGDEGGRVVGSGTPEEISRLKRSYTGQFLRKVLAPVR, via the coding sequence ATGGCTGCTGAATACATAGTGGTGCGGGGCGCCAAGCAACATAATCTCAAGAACATAGATGTTACCATCCCCCGCGATAAGCTCACCGTTATAACGGGCCTAAGCGGTTCCGGCAAGTCCACCCTGGCCTTTGATACCATCTACGCCGAAGGGCAACGTCGTTATGTGGAATCCCTGTCGGCTTATGCCCGGCAATTTCTGGAGCAGATGGATAAACCGGATGTCGAATCCATTGAGGGCCTTTCTCCGGCTATTGCCATCGAGCAAAAGACAGTCAGCAAAAACCCTCGTTCCACAGTAGGCACAGTAACGGAAATTTATGACTATTTGCGGCTCCTTTTTGCCCGCATTGGCCGGCCCTTTTGTTATCAGTGCGGCCGCGAGATCCAGACTCAGACCATTGATCAAATGGTTGATTCCATTATGCGGCTAAGAGAAGGAAGCCGGATAATAATCATGGCCCCGATAGTAGTGCAGAAAAAGGGAGAGCATCAAAACGTCTGGCAGCGGCTAAGGAAAGAGGGCTTTGTCCGGGCCAGGGTCGACGGCCGGATTTTGAGTTTAGAAGAGATTCCAATCCTTGATAAGCACAAGCGTCATACTATTGAGGCAGTGATTGACCGTATTGTTGTCCGGCCGGGCCTCGAGAGAAGGCTGGCCGATTCTCTCGACCTTGCCACTAAACTATCTGAAGGTATAGCCCTGGTGCAGGTAAACGAAGAGGCGGAAATATTTTTTAGCCAGAAACAGGCCTGCATCTATTGTGAGATCAGTCTGCCGGAATTGACCCCGCAGCTTTTTTCTTTTAACAATCCCCGCGGGGCCTGTCCGGCCTGTGACGGACTGGGCGTCCGTCAATTTTTCGATCCCGATTTGATTATTCCCAACCCCAATCTGTCGCTCCGTGAAGGCGCCATCGCCCCTTGGTCGCACCGGCACGGCGTTCATTTTATACAAATACTGGAATCGGTGTCCGGACATTATCACTTTGACATCCACACCCCTTTCAAGGCCCTTCCCGATCAGGCCAAAAAAATCTTGCTTTACGGCTCTAATGGGGAGGAGATATCATTCTCTTATGATAAAGACGAACGCCGTCACTTCTATAGACAACCATTCGAAGGTATAATTCCGCAGCTTGAACGTCGTTACCGTGAAACGCTCTCCCGGTCAGCCCGGGAGGAAATTGAACAATACATGAACAAACAACCCTGTCCGGTTTGTAAGGGAGCCAGGCTCCGGAAAGAGGCCCTTTCGGTACGGGTTGGTCCCTGGGCAATAGATCAGATAGTGAATCTGGACATTAAAACGGCTATACAGGTAGTTGAACGTCTGCCGCTTACGGAAAAGGAATTCGGGATTGCCAGGCGCATATTAAGGGAGATAAACAGTCGCCTGTCTTTTCTTAAAGAGGTAGGGCTGGATTACCTGACCCTAAACCGGACATCGGCTACTTTGTCCGGCGGCGAAGGCCAGCGCATCCGTCTGGCCACACAAATCGGTTCGCAGATGGTGGGAGTCCTTTACGTACTGGACGAGCCGAGTATCGGCCTGCATCAGCGCGATCATGCCCGGCTTCTGGCTACATTGAAAAGACTGCGGGATACGGGCAATACGGTGCTGGTGGTTGAACACGATCCTGAAACAATTTGCTCTGCCGACTATGTTATCGACATGGGGCCGGGCGCAGGCCAGCATGGCGGCGAAGTGATTTTTGCCGGGACGCCGGCAGAACTGCTACATGCCGGGGCATCCCTTACCGGGCAGTATTTATCCGGCAGACTGGCCATTCCCATACCGGCCGGGAGGCGCACCTTGGCGCATGGGTATATTACGGCAGTAGGGGCTTCTCAAAATAACTTGAAAAATATTACGGTAAAAATTCCTTTGGGGCAGATGGTGTGCGTCACCGGCGTATCCGGCTCAGGAAAGTCCACCCTGGTTATCGATACCTTGTACAAGGCGCTGGCACAGAGGTTATATCATTCAAAGGAAAGAGCGGGACTTGTAGAAAAGATTGACGGATTACAGTTTATAGACAAGGTTATCGACCTGGATCAAAGCCCTATCGGGCGTACTCCGCGGTCCAATCCGGCTACTTATACCGGACTTTTCGCGCCGATACGTGAGCTTTTTGCCCGTACACCAGAGGCCAGGGCACGGGGCTACAAGGCCGGGAGGTTCAGTTTTAACGTTAAGGGCGGCCGCTGTGAGGCCTGTGACGGCGACGGCCTGATTAAAATAGAGATGCATTTTTTGCCTGATGTGTATGTGACCTGTGAGAACTGCCGCGGTAAGCGTTATAACCGGGAGACCCTGGAGATAAGATATAAAGACAAAACCATAGCCGATGTCCTGGACATGACCGTGGACGAAGCCTATCTGTTTTTTCAGAATATACCGGCTATAAAGGCCAGGTTGAAGGTGCTGCGTGAAGTTGGCCTGGGCTATGTTCACCTTGGGCAGTCAGCAACCACACTTTCCGGTGGTGAGGCCCAGCGGGTCAAGTTGGCCAGGGAATTATCCGGGCGTAGCACCGGACGGACCCTCTATATCCTGGACGAACCTACAACCGGATTACATCCGGCAGACGTACACAAGCTGCTTGAGGTGCTTAATAGACTGGTCGAAGCGGGTAATACGGTGGTTATTATTGAGCACAATATGGACGTGATCAAGACGGCTGATTATATCATTGATCTGGGACCGGAAGGCGGTGACGAAGGCGGCCGGGTGGTAGGCTCCGGCACTCCGGAAGAGATTTCCCGCCTGAAGCGGTCATATACCGGTCAGTTTTTACGAAAGGTGTTAGCCCCTGTTAGATAG
- the pdxA gene encoding 4-hydroxythreonine-4-phosphate dehydrogenase PdxA: MGCPVGIGPEIIARSLALHEVYTYCRPVVMGDQAIMERAVKTTGLSLEISIIKEADIEQIGRSFRQGDRPEKIFLLPVSELNSAQCVYGRPTARTGAAMVNYILRAIELALSGLVQAITTAPINKEAMHMAGYEYPGHTELLAEKTGEKEYAMMLAGDRLKVVPVTIHLPLRDVATRLTREKILENLIVTDSALRRYFGLEQPRLAVAALNPHAGEGGLFGDEEVRIIAPAIDAAKGLGIDAAGPFPADTVFYRASRGEFAAVIAMYHDQALIPLKLLHFKDGVNITLGLPIIRTSVDHGTAYDLAGSGKADPSSLLAALRLAARMATHRKANRVEG, translated from the coding sequence ATGGGTTGTCCGGTGGGGATCGGTCCGGAAATTATCGCCCGTTCTCTCGCCTTACATGAGGTATATACCTATTGCCGGCCTGTTGTGATGGGAGATCAGGCTATCATGGAACGGGCGGTTAAGACTACAGGCCTCTCTTTAGAAATAAGCATAATAAAGGAGGCCGATATTGAGCAAATCGGGCGCTCCTTTCGACAGGGCGATCGACCTGAAAAAATCTTTCTTCTTCCAGTTTCTGAGCTGAATTCCGCACAATGTGTTTATGGCCGGCCGACTGCCCGGACGGGCGCCGCTATGGTTAATTATATCCTGCGGGCTATTGAACTGGCCCTCTCCGGCCTCGTCCAGGCTATAACCACCGCCCCCATTAATAAAGAGGCCATGCACATGGCGGGGTATGAGTACCCGGGCCATACGGAGCTCCTGGCAGAAAAAACAGGTGAGAAAGAGTACGCCATGATGCTGGCGGGCGACAGGCTAAAAGTAGTGCCGGTAACCATCCATCTGCCCCTCCGGGACGTGGCAACCCGGTTGACCCGGGAAAAAATCCTGGAAAACCTGATAGTTACGGATTCGGCATTGCGCCGGTATTTTGGTCTGGAACAACCCCGGCTTGCCGTTGCGGCCTTGAATCCGCATGCCGGAGAAGGAGGTCTCTTTGGGGATGAGGAGGTCAGAATAATCGCCCCTGCTATTGATGCCGCTAAGGGGTTGGGGATAGATGCCGCCGGGCCGTTTCCGGCTGACACTGTATTTTATAGGGCCAGCCGGGGAGAGTTCGCTGCGGTCATCGCCATGTATCATGATCAGGCCCTTATCCCTTTAAAACTATTACATTTCAAGGATGGGGTAAACATAACCTTAGGGTTGCCCATTATTCGCACTTCTGTAGATCACGGAACGGCTTATGACCTGGCGGGCAGCGGAAAGGCCGATCCATCCAGCCTTCTGGCCGCGCTCAGGTTAGCCGCCCGGATGGCTACTCACCGAAAAGCAAATAGAGTCGAAGGATAA
- the hpt gene encoding hypoxanthine phosphoribosyltransferase — protein MYKTQLVFTRDVIQKRIKELGKEISRDYAGRELVLIGVLNGAFVFMADLMRSLDIPVQIDFVRLASYGPKTESTGEVRFTKDIELPITDKHVLVVEDIIDTGHTLSYFNDIIALHKPRSIKVCALISKTGRRKTPIVIDYVGFELERGFLVGYGLDYNENYRHLPDICSITMT, from the coding sequence ATGTATAAAACGCAGCTCGTGTTTACCCGGGATGTAATCCAGAAGAGGATCAAAGAGTTAGGGAAAGAAATCTCCAGGGACTACGCCGGCCGTGAACTGGTATTAATCGGTGTATTAAACGGCGCTTTTGTTTTTATGGCTGACTTGATGCGTTCCCTGGATATCCCGGTTCAGATTGACTTTGTACGTTTGGCCAGCTATGGCCCCAAAACAGAATCCACCGGCGAGGTCAGGTTCACCAAAGATATCGAGCTGCCTATTACCGATAAACATGTCCTGGTGGTGGAAGACATTATAGATACCGGTCATACGCTGAGTTATTTTAACGACATAATAGCCCTTCATAAACCGCGTTCTATCAAGGTTTGCGCCCTCATAAGTAAGACCGGGCGACGAAAAACGCCCATTGTTATAGATTATGTGGGTTTTGAGCTGGAAAGAGGTTTCCTGGTAGGCTATGGCCTGGATTACAACGAGAATTATCGTCACCTGCCGGATATTTGTTCCATTACTATGACTTAG
- a CDS encoding DUF4390 domain-containing protein, whose translation MRKTIHHNWCRLLVIFVALSVFLTPSLEAKDIKLTDVIVNNSSNELLAFFNVRNCFDSDTRKALMNGLTIRLTLNIRLYQVYHLWPDSLLASLDMEHSIRYDALKEEFFVDLDGKKLRFREAAKAQQAVSEITGIPVIALKKLTPNTLYQLQIKAILEKEPTSSAFHYVISLFSFWDSETDNYSVEFKY comes from the coding sequence ATGAGAAAAACAATTCATCATAACTGGTGTCGCCTTCTTGTTATTTTTGTGGCCCTATCTGTGTTTCTTACGCCATCTCTGGAGGCCAAGGATATAAAGTTAACCGATGTCATTGTAAACAACTCAAGCAATGAACTGCTGGCCTTTTTTAACGTTCGAAACTGCTTCGATAGCGACACCAGGAAGGCCCTTATGAACGGCCTTACGATAAGACTTACCTTGAATATCCGTCTTTACCAGGTCTATCATCTCTGGCCGGACTCTCTCCTGGCCTCGCTGGATATGGAGCACAGTATTCGCTATGATGCGCTGAAAGAGGAGTTCTTTGTTGATTTAGATGGTAAGAAGCTTAGATTTAGGGAAGCGGCCAAGGCCCAGCAAGCGGTAAGCGAAATAACCGGGATACCGGTTATTGCCTTAAAGAAACTCACCCCAAACACTCTCTATCAGCTCCAGATAAAGGCCATCCTTGAGAAAGAGCCTACTTCCTCTGCATTTCATTATGTAATCTCTTTGTTTTCTTTTTGGGATTCGGAGACAGATAATTATAGCGTAGAGTTTAAATACTAA
- a CDS encoding ATP-binding protein — protein sequence MTETPDIQSKERKRQKRERLIILITLVLIIGLAFLGIKVLHLSPSKVLGGNILLFAVININLILILLLIFLVLRSVVKLIFERRHNILGSKLRTRLVVAFVLFALLPTTFLFFISLQFINTSIDYWFNVRVEKSLEDSLEVGRTFYKQVEENVITHADRMSREITRSGLMSEAARGELTRYLRARPEEFHLDTVEVILPSYEELAGYRRPGVGMFELAQISSKTLRRCLNGERGIVDTFTSADGDLVRGFDPIFSSADGNDVIGILAVGIFVPAGLTDKMKNIAGGIENYKQLKLLKNPIKISLIIILLIISLIIVFSATWFGFYLARGITVPIQHLAEGTRRIAGGDLDFTIDVRSEDEVGTLVESFNKMTADLKRSHSELERAGEELQKSYLELEQRRRYTEIILRNVAAGVVSIDNDGRISTMNKFAEELFGLRHGDVVGKTYHELATPGQLAIINALVEEARRAKKGSVQKSVRITAGNRGLSLLINATVLKDDVGNNIGMVIVFDDLTQLEKVQRMAAWREVARRIAHEVKNPLTPIQLSAQRLRKRYIEKLADDSKVLDDCTRTIINQVEELKQLVNEFSLFARLPATNPALNNLEGVVEESITLYRDSHKDIDFVTRVHQPIPQFYFDREQIKRVMINLFDNALAAMEGHGKIETELFYDSSNPPMVRIEVSDTGKGIAPGDRERLFEPYFSTKKGGTGLGLSIVSTIISDHNGYIRVQDNEPNGAKFVIELPLQV from the coding sequence ATGACCGAAACACCGGATATTCAGAGCAAGGAAAGGAAAAGACAGAAACGGGAAAGACTTATTATTCTGATTACGCTGGTCTTGATTATCGGGCTGGCCTTTCTGGGTATCAAGGTTTTACATCTTTCTCCGTCCAAGGTTTTGGGCGGGAATATCCTCCTTTTTGCCGTCATAAATATCAACCTTATCCTCATTCTTCTTCTCATTTTTTTGGTTCTAAGGAGTGTGGTCAAGCTTATCTTTGAACGGCGTCACAACATACTGGGGTCCAAGCTGCGCACCAGGCTGGTTGTGGCTTTTGTCCTGTTTGCCCTGCTGCCGACCACCTTTCTCTTTTTTATTTCATTGCAGTTCATAAATACGAGCATTGATTATTGGTTTAATGTACGCGTAGAAAAGTCTCTCGAGGACTCCTTAGAAGTAGGACGTACATTTTATAAACAGGTCGAGGAAAATGTAATTACCCATGCCGACCGGATGAGCAGAGAAATCACCCGGTCCGGGTTGATGTCTGAAGCGGCCCGGGGCGAGCTCACCCGTTATCTGCGGGCCAGGCCGGAAGAGTTTCACCTTGATACTGTGGAGGTTATTCTCCCTTCGTATGAAGAATTAGCCGGTTACCGGCGGCCGGGTGTAGGAATGTTTGAACTGGCACAAATTTCCTCAAAAACATTGAGACGCTGTCTCAATGGCGAAAGGGGGATTGTCGATACCTTTACCTCCGCTGATGGTGATTTAGTGAGGGGATTTGACCCTATTTTTTCATCTGCCGATGGGAATGATGTTATCGGTATCCTGGCCGTCGGTATTTTTGTCCCGGCCGGCCTTACCGACAAGATGAAGAATATAGCCGGGGGTATTGAAAACTATAAGCAGTTAAAGCTCCTTAAAAATCCGATCAAGATCAGCTTAATTATTATTCTTTTGATCATCAGTCTGATTATCGTTTTTTCCGCGACCTGGTTTGGCTTTTACCTGGCCAGAGGCATTACCGTCCCTATTCAGCATTTAGCCGAAGGGACGCGTCGCATTGCCGGAGGCGATCTTGATTTTACTATTGACGTCCGGTCAGAAGATGAGGTCGGAACCCTGGTGGAGTCGTTTAACAAGATGACCGCTGACCTCAAGAGAAGTCACTCCGAGTTGGAAAGGGCCGGCGAAGAACTCCAAAAGAGTTATCTGGAGTTGGAACAAAGGCGGCGCTACACGGAAATAATCCTGAGGAATGTGGCGGCCGGTGTCGTTTCCATTGATAATGACGGCCGCATCAGCACCATGAATAAATTTGCCGAGGAATTGTTCGGGTTACGCCACGGAGACGTTGTCGGCAAGACCTATCACGAATTGGCTACGCCGGGGCAATTAGCTATAATTAATGCCCTGGTGGAGGAAGCCCGGCGGGCCAAGAAAGGTTCCGTACAAAAGTCGGTTCGAATTACGGCCGGCAACAGGGGACTTTCCCTCCTCATTAACGCCACGGTTTTGAAAGATGACGTCGGGAATAATATCGGCATGGTAATTGTTTTTGATGACCTGACGCAATTAGAAAAGGTCCAACGGATGGCGGCCTGGCGTGAAGTGGCCAGGCGCATAGCGCATGAAGTAAAGAACCCTTTGACCCCGATACAATTATCGGCCCAGAGATTGCGTAAGAGATATATTGAGAAGTTGGCCGATGACAGTAAGGTGCTCGATGACTGTACCCGGACCATCATTAACCAGGTAGAGGAATTGAAACAATTGGTCAATGAATTTTCGCTTTTTGCCCGCTTGCCGGCGACAAATCCAGCCCTGAATAATTTAGAAGGCGTTGTTGAGGAAAGCATAACCCTATATCGGGATAGTCATAAGGATATCGACTTTGTCACCAGGGTGCATCAACCTATTCCCCAATTTTACTTTGACCGCGAGCAGATCAAACGGGTCATGATCAATCTCTTTGATAATGCGCTTGCCGCTATGGAGGGTCATGGTAAAATTGAGACAGAGCTTTTTTATGACAGTTCTAATCCGCCTATGGTAAGGATTGAAGTCAGTGATACCGGTAAGGGTATCGCCCCAGGAGACAGAGAGAGGCTATTTGAACCTTATTTTTCAACTAAGAAAGGTGGAACGGGTCTGGGATTGAGTATTGTAAGCACTATTATCTCGGATCATAATGGTTATATAAGGGTGCAGGACAATGAACCCAATGGGGCCAAGTTTGTTATTGAACTGCCCTTGCAGGTATGA
- a CDS encoding sigma-54 dependent transcriptional regulator yields the protein MAKRILIVDDEVSILDSLGGILEDEGFEPVRAQNGEDALGRLSEAAPDLVLLDVWMPPGIDGLEVLRRIKLDYPFLPVVIMSGHGTVETAVKATKLGAHDFIEKPLSLEKVVLTINNTLDFSRLEEENLLLRQRVGRKPELTGQSEAMLELKRQIVLVAPTSAWVLIKGENGVGKELVSHAIHRQSKRASRPLIEVNCAAIPEELIESELFGHEKGSFTGATNMRRGKFDLANEGTLFLDEIGDMSLKTQAKILRILQEQKFERVGGTKTINVDVRVIAASNKNLEEEIKKGNFREDLYHRLNVVPIEVPPLRERLSDIPLLVKEFLSEFASDGGLKRKEISDGALQLLAAYHWPGNVRELRNVVERLVIMSPGALITEKDIPSSIRGAKAVEKKTGDMFAFGTFKDAKAHFEREFILHKLAENDGNISQTAEKIGLERSHLHRKMKALGMDSVKSGQ from the coding sequence ATGGCCAAACGCATATTGATAGTTGATGATGAAGTAAGCATCCTGGACTCCCTGGGCGGGATACTGGAGGACGAGGGATTTGAGCCTGTCCGGGCACAAAATGGCGAGGATGCCCTGGGCCGGTTAAGCGAGGCAGCGCCGGATTTAGTGCTTTTAGACGTGTGGATGCCTCCGGGCATAGATGGGCTGGAAGTGCTCAGAAGGATCAAACTCGATTATCCATTTCTCCCCGTAGTGATAATGTCCGGCCATGGCACGGTGGAGACGGCAGTCAAGGCGACCAAGCTGGGGGCGCATGATTTTATTGAAAAACCGCTTTCCCTGGAAAAAGTCGTTCTAACTATAAATAATACGCTTGATTTCAGCCGGTTAGAAGAGGAAAACCTTCTTTTACGCCAGCGGGTAGGGCGTAAACCAGAACTCACCGGGCAAAGCGAGGCGATGCTGGAGTTAAAGAGACAGATTGTCCTGGTGGCGCCTACTTCGGCCTGGGTATTGATAAAGGGGGAAAACGGGGTAGGCAAGGAGTTGGTATCTCATGCCATACACAGGCAGAGCAAGCGAGCGTCCCGGCCTCTGATCGAGGTAAACTGCGCAGCCATCCCTGAAGAACTTATTGAAAGCGAGCTGTTCGGGCATGAAAAGGGCTCCTTTACAGGCGCTACCAACATGAGGCGCGGCAAGTTTGACCTGGCCAACGAAGGCACACTCTTCCTGGATGAGATCGGCGATATGAGTCTTAAGACCCAGGCCAAGATACTGCGCATCCTGCAGGAGCAAAAATTCGAACGGGTAGGCGGGACAAAGACCATAAATGTTGATGTGCGGGTCATCGCCGCATCTAACAAGAACCTTGAGGAAGAGATTAAAAAAGGGAATTTTCGTGAGGATCTTTACCACCGATTAAATGTAGTGCCGATCGAAGTCCCTCCGCTAAGGGAGCGGTTGAGCGATATCCCCCTTTTAGTTAAGGAGTTTTTGTCTGAATTCGCTTCGGATGGCGGGTTAAAGCGCAAAGAAATAAGCGATGGCGCCCTGCAATTGCTCGCTGCCTATCATTGGCCCGGAAATGTCAGGGAGTTGAGAAATGTTGTGGAAAGATTGGTGATTATGTCTCCGGGCGCACTTATTACAGAGAAGGACATCCCTTCTTCGATACGGGGGGCTAAAGCGGTAGAAAAGAAGACAGGCGATATGTTTGCGTTCGGGACGTTTAAGGATGCCAAGGCCCATTTTGAGCGCGAGTTTATATTGCATAAACTGGCTGAAAATGACGGCAATATCTCCCAGACGGCTGAAAAGATAGGTCTGGAGAGAAGCCACCTCCACCGCAAGATGAAGGCCTTAGGCATGGACAGTGTAAAGTCCGGGCAATAG
- a CDS encoding AAA family ATPase, whose amino-acid sequence MGNDKEYNNVPDQKELEKELAEYLSKKYGDKVRILSPVVLPKPGSSESGGNKTLRGRDIILNFNIKPKELEAYLDEYIIKQEEAKAILATKVCTHFNRIKYALEHKRDTEVGQIKNNIIMIGPTGVGKTYMIKLIAGKLGVPFVKGDATKFSETGYVGGDVEDLVRDLVQEAGGDMELARYGIIYIDEIDKIASSTHHLGPDVSRTGVQRALLKPMEETDIDLRVPHDPIAQLEAIERYRKTGKREKRTVNTRNILFIVSGAFNDLADIIKKRLTDQGIGFGAPVTSKSDRIDYLCHVKAEDLIAYGFESEFVGRLPVVAVFEGLSVEDLYNILKNSNCPVTKGKKHDFKAYGIDITFEDEALHILAEKAYTEKTGARGLSRVVEQVLLGFEKTLPSTSIRSLVVTPEMVENPVAALDRLLVGPDDPVYIERYRRARERELNIIKSTIVKGQKEIFDNRGLSVTPFRLRYLAELCLTKDIDIQASVEELLFITEEIKDYEATFLDKYGIKIIFEDEAIDQIIGQAWQEGSTAYVICNTLTESYKYALRIIQDRTGQNVFHLPTEAVSTPEGFISHLIKESLDNSFGNSPK is encoded by the coding sequence ATGGGAAACGACAAAGAATATAATAATGTTCCTGACCAGAAGGAATTAGAAAAGGAGCTGGCGGAGTATCTGTCCAAGAAATATGGGGATAAGGTGCGTATCCTCTCGCCGGTCGTCCTTCCCAAACCGGGCTCGTCTGAATCCGGGGGCAATAAGACTTTAAGGGGTAGGGATATTATCCTGAATTTTAATATCAAACCCAAAGAGCTTGAGGCCTACCTGGATGAGTATATAATCAAACAGGAGGAGGCCAAGGCTATCCTGGCTACCAAGGTCTGCACCCACTTCAACCGTATTAAGTATGCGCTGGAGCATAAGAGAGATACGGAGGTGGGGCAGATCAAAAATAACATCATTATGATCGGGCCTACCGGTGTAGGTAAGACCTATATGATAAAGCTGATCGCCGGGAAGCTCGGCGTGCCTTTTGTTAAGGGCGATGCCACCAAGTTCAGCGAGACCGGTTACGTGGGCGGTGATGTGGAGGATCTGGTTCGTGACCTTGTGCAGGAGGCGGGCGGGGATATGGAACTGGCCCGGTATGGCATCATTTATATCGATGAGATAGATAAGATTGCCTCCAGCACCCACCATTTAGGCCCGGATGTCTCACGCACCGGCGTTCAGCGCGCCCTTCTAAAGCCGATGGAAGAAACAGACATAGATCTCCGGGTTCCCCACGATCCTATCGCCCAGCTTGAGGCCATAGAGCGTTACCGGAAGACCGGCAAACGGGAAAAAAGGACGGTTAACACCAGAAATATCCTTTTCATAGTGAGCGGCGCCTTTAACGATCTGGCGGATATTATCAAGAAGCGCCTGACTGATCAGGGAATCGGTTTCGGTGCGCCTGTTACTTCCAAGAGTGACAGGATCGATTATTTATGTCATGTTAAGGCGGAAGACCTTATTGCATACGGGTTTGAGTCAGAGTTTGTAGGCCGGTTGCCTGTAGTAGCGGTTTTTGAGGGCTTATCCGTGGAGGACCTGTATAATATCCTCAAAAATTCTAACTGCCCGGTAACAAAAGGTAAAAAGCACGACTTTAAGGCCTATGGGATAGACATAACATTTGAAGATGAGGCATTACATATTCTGGCTGAGAAGGCCTATACAGAGAAGACGGGGGCGCGGGGATTGTCCAGAGTTGTAGAGCAGGTCCTTTTAGGATTTGAAAAAACCCTGCCTTCAACCTCGATTCGTTCCCTGGTTGTCACTCCGGAGATGGTCGAGAACCCGGTCGCGGCGCTGGATCGTTTGCTGGTCGGCCCGGATGATCCGGTCTATATTGAACGTTATCGTCGGGCCCGGGAGAGAGAATTAAATATTATAAAATCAACCATAGTGAAAGGTCAAAAAGAAATCTTTGACAACCGTGGGCTGTCTGTCACCCCGTTCAGGCTACGGTATCTGGCCGAGTTATGTTTGACCAAGGATATCGATATACAGGCCTCTGTGGAAGAGCTTCTATTTATCACTGAGGAAATAAAAGATTATGAAGCCACTTTTCTGGACAAATATGGTATAAAGATCATCTTTGAAGATGAGGCTATCGACCAGATAATCGGACAGGCCTGGCAGGAAGGCAGCACGGCTTATGTCATTTGCAACACCTTAACCGAATCATATAAGTATGCCTTGAGAATAATTCAGGATAGGACCGGGCAAAACGTTTTTCATCTTCCTACCGAGGCGGTGTCCACCCCGGAAGGATTTATCAGCCATCTGATCAAAGAGTCCCTTGATAATTCTTTTGGTAATTCCCCAAAATAG